The Rhizoctonia solani chromosome 4, complete sequence genome contains a region encoding:
- a CDS encoding HCNGP domain-containing protein, protein MQSIIGYSDDDRSDDEVKRSSPTKPRSKDSLLRKSVSTPILKASSSTEQIHVANEPRDLEGTDSSTGSKQAVRGGKKPRIDPTIIRRTIAQAVKPPQEQREAQPNEPPRLQDLSLEPTNDPKQAGADDLTQIRALLRPPPIAGVENYGIPPPSEDPVDAELAAKISKFLALKKQGTHFNDILMKNKSFNNPHIYAKLVDFVEVDETGTNFPKNVWNPHDIRPEWYAEELGKWATAQKKRSAEAVAAQAPGKRSRIAFDSASSSSTSSVHPSVLQKGNRHSDEKRGRHSDESRSRRSDGGSKRKDDDRHGGQRYHPYQYKPDANMGWVPRNHSAGDRPRRW, encoded by the exons ATGCAGA GCATCATTGGATATAGTGATGACGACCGAAGTGATGACGAGGTTAAACGGTCTTCGCCTACCAAGCCTCGGTCTAAAGACTCACTACTCCGAAAATCCGTATCGACTCCCATATTGAAGGCATCTTCTAGTACTGAACAAATACATGTGGCAAAT GAACCCAGGGATCTTGAAGGCACTGACTCTTCTACGGGAT CAAAACAAGCAGTACGAGGCGGCAAAAAACCCCGAATCGACCCTACCATAATTCGACGCACGATAGCTCAAGCTGTCAAGCCTCCCCAGGAACAACGAGAAGCACAACCCAATGAGCCTCCGAGACTTCAGGACCTTTCGTTGGAACCCACCAATGATCCCAAACAAGCAGGCGCGGATGATTTGACACAAATACGTGCCCTGCTACGACCTCCTCCCATCGCAGGAGTAGAAAACTATGGTATTCCACCTCCATCCGAAGACCCGGTGGACGCCGAGCTTGCT GCCAAAATATCCAAGTTCCTCGCCCTCAAAAAACAAGGAACACATTTCAACGACATTCTCATGAAAAACAAGTCCTTCAACAACCCACATATATACGCcaaactcgtggattttgtCGAAGTCGACGAGACCGGAACGAACTTTCCGAAAAACGTATGGAATCCGCATGATATTCGGCCAGAATGGTATGCGGAAGAATTAGGCAAGTGGG CTACAGCGCAGAAGAAACGCAGTGCCGAGGCGGTCGCAGCTCAAGCACCTGGAAAACGGTCTCGCATCGCCTTTGATTCGGCTAGCTCGAGTTCTACATCGAGTGTTCATCCTTCTGTCTTGCAGAAAGGTAACAGACACTCGGATGAAAAAAGAGGGAGACATTCGGATGAATCTCGCAGCAGACGATCGGACGGTGGAAGCAAGCGCAAGGATGACGATCGACATGGGGGGCAGCGCTATCATCCGTATCAGTACAAACCTGATGCTAACATGGGTTGGGTCCCTCGAAATCACTCCGCTGGCGACCGGCCTCGGAGATGGTAA
- a CDS encoding GPI-anchor transamidase — protein sequence MSWLKRSLLGLLASLGIFIAIFFGEVSRAQTENQAAAQAFFERAQHDTQGHTNNWAVLVCASRYWFNYRHMANALGMYRTVKRLGIPDSNIILMLADDAACNTRNKFPGSVYANPGRQMDLYGDNIEVDYRGYEVTVENFIRLLTGRVEPSLPRSKRLLTDDRSNIFVYMTGHGGNEFLKFQDNEEISAFDIADAFEQMWQKKRYNEIFFMIDTCQANTMYSKFYSPNILATGSSELGENSYSHENDHDIGVAVIDSYTHYVLQYLEQINKTSKATMADLFANYDPVRIKSHAGVRSDLFNRPLSATKVTDFFGGVAQIEVLDEPIPSLPAFCSAQEQPLSEASSQGRSSDRPSSRDSSSQAHPISANHPSFPSRAKWHSGNTPPANELIGGAGRDGLWAATAIVGGLIMWSRLRVSLRI from the exons ATGTCTTGGTTGAAACGATCTCTTCTGGGATTATTGGCATCTCTCGGAATATTTATTGCTATTTTCTTTGGCGAAGTCTCTCGCGCACAAACGGAAAACCAGGCTGCTGCCCAAGCATTCTTTGAACGTGCTCAGCATGACACACAAGGGCATACGAATAACTGGGCTGTGCTTGTCTGTGCCTCGAGATATTGGTTTAACTATAGA CACATGGCCAATGCTCTAGGAAT GTACCGCACCGTCAAACGGCTTGGTATTCCAGACTCTAATATCATTTTGATGTTGGCGGACGACGCTGCGTGTAACACACGGAACAAGTTCCCCGGCTCTGTATACGCCAACCCTGGTCGGCAGATGGACCTCTATGGAGATAATATTGAGGTGGACTATCGAGGATATGAAGTTACAGTTGAAAACTTTATTCGTCTCTTGACTG GCCGAGTGGAGCCTTCTCTTCCGCGCTCGAAACGACTTTTGACCGACGACCGATCGAATATATTTGTATACATGACGGGCCATGGGGGGAATGAATTCCTCAAATTTCAGGACAATGAAGAGATCAGCGCTTTTGATATCGCTGATGCGTTCGAACAGATGTGGCAGAAAAAGCG GTACAATGAGATCTTTTTCATGATCGATACTTGCCAAGCGAACACTATGTACTCCAAATTTTATTCGCCAAACATTCTTGCAACTGGGTCATCAGAATTGGGCGAGAACTCATATTCG CATGAGAACGATCACGATATAGGGGTAGCGGTTATCGATAGCTACACGCACTATGTACTCCAATATTTGGAACAGATTAATAAGACAAGCAAGGCGACAATGGCAGATCTG TTTGCAAACTATGACCCTGTCCGAATTAAATCTCATGCCGGAGTCCGCTCCGACCTCTTCAACCGCCCCTTGAGTGCTACGAAAGTCACCGATTTTTTTGGAGGAGTCGCTCAAATCGAAGTATTAGATGAACCGATCCCGAGCTTACCAGCTTTTTGCTCTGCGCAAGAACAGCCTCTCTCGGAAGCATCCTCACAAGGTCGCTCCAGCGATCGCCCCTCATCGAGGGATTCGTCATCTCAGGCACACCCGATCTCAGCTAACCATCCGAGCTTCCCCTCTCGAGCCAAATGGCATTCTGGAAATACGCCTCCGGCAAACGAATTAATTGGTGGCGCAGGAAGAGACGGTTTATGGGCGGCCACGGCCATCGTTGGCGGGCTAATCATGTGGTCTAGATTGAGGGTTTCGTTGCGAATTTAG